A stretch of the Osmerus mordax isolate fOsmMor3 chromosome 12, fOsmMor3.pri, whole genome shotgun sequence genome encodes the following:
- the mcm7 gene encoding DNA replication licensing factor MCM7: MAPKDYLAEKEKCKRFLQEFYSEDDSGKKVFKYGAQLVSLAHREQVALQVDLDDLAEEDPELVESVCENARRYTALFSDAIQELLPEYREREVVAKDSLDVYIEHRLMIEQRGHDPADNRDARNQYPAELMRRFELYFKPPTTNKPKVVRDVRADSIGHLVTVRGIVTRATEVKPMMAVATYTCDQCGAETYQPIQSPTFMPLIMCPSQDCVTNKSGGRLYLQTRGSKFVKFQELRIQEHSDQVPVGNIPRSMSIYARGENTRVAQPGDHVAVAGVFLPLLRTGFRQAVQGLLSETYLEAHSVTLMNKTEDDELGSGELSEDELQQITEEDFYEKLAGSIAPEIYGHEDVKKALLLLLVGGVQQAPKGMKIRGTINICLMGDPGVAKSQLLSYIDRLAPRSQYTTGRGSSGVGLTAAVMRDHLTGEMTLEGGALVLADQGVCCIDEFDKMADADRTAIHEVMEQQTISIAKAGIMTSLNARCSILAAANPAYGRYNARKTIEQNIQLPAALLSRFDLLWLIQDKPDADSDLRLAQHITYVHQHCRQPPTHFTPIDMKLMRRYISQCKKRQPVVPEALADYITAAYVEMRKEARVSKDTTFTSARTLLSILRLSTALARLRLVDQVEKEDVNEAMRLMEMSKDSLQADKSSTTRAQRPADVIFSLLRELATEGVAGRAGGVVRMAEAEQRCVSRGFTPAQFQEALEEYEELNVWQVNQGRTRVTFV, encoded by the exons ATGGCCCCCAAGGATTATTTGGCTGAGAAAG AGAAATGCAAGCGTTTCCTGCAGGAGTTTTACAGTGAAGACGATTCTGGGAAGAAAGTGTTCAAATATGGAGCTCAGCTT gtgtcccTGGCCCACAGGGAGCAGGTGGCCCTCCAGGTGGACCTGGACGACCTGGCGGAGGAGGACCCAGAGCTCGTGGAGAGTGTCTGTGAGAACGCCAGGCGCTACACGGCCCTGTTCTCAGACGCTATCCAGGAGCTGCTGCCAGAGTACCGCGAGAGAGAG GTGGTGGCCAAAGACTCCCTGGATGTTTACATCGAGCACAGGCTGATGATCGAGCAAAGGGGTCACGACCCCGCAGACAACAGGGACGCCCGCAACCAGTACCCAGCAGAGCTCATGAGGAGATT TGAGCTGTACTTCAAACCTCCCACCACCAACAAACCCAAGGTGGTCCGTGACGTGCGGGCAGACAGCATCGGTCACCTGGTGACGGTGAGGGGCATCGTTACTCGTGCCACTGAGGTCAAACCCATGATGGCGGTGGCCACTTACACGTGTGACCAGTGCGGTGCTGAAACCTATCAGCCG ATCCAGTCCCCCACCTTCATGCCCCTCATCATGTGTCCCAGCCAAGACTGCGTCACCAACaagtctggagggaggctgtACCTGCAGACCAGAGGGTCAAAGTTCGTCAAGTTCCAGGAGCTGCGCATTCAGGAACAT AGCGACCAGGTGCCGGTGGGGAACATCCCCAGGAGCATGAGCATCTACGCCCGTGGGGAGAACACGCGCGTGGCCCAGCCCGGAGACCACGTGGCTGTGGCCGgagtcttcctccctctgctccgcaCCGGCTTCAGGCAGGCTGTGCAG GGTCTCCTGTCTGAGACGTACCTGGAGGCCCACAGCGTCACACTGATGAACAAGACCGAGGACGACGAGCTGGGGAGCGGGGAACTCAGCGAGGACGAGCTCCAGCAGAtcacag AGGAGGACTTTTACGAGAAGCTGGCAGGCTCCATCGCCCCGGAGATATACGGCCACGAGGACGTGAAGAAggctctcctgctgctgctggtgggtgGTGTGCAGCAGGCCCCTAAAGGGATGAAGATCAGAG GCACAATCAACATCTGCCTGATGGGAGACCCGGGAGTTGCCAAGTCTCAGCTGCTGTCTTACATCGACCGCCTGGCCCCTCGCA gccagTACACGACAGGACGGGGGTCCTCCGGCGTGGGTCTGACGGCGGCCGTGATGCGAGACCACCTGACCGGGGAGATGACCCTGGAGGGCGGGGCCCTGGTGCTGGCCGACCAGGGGGTGTGCTGCATCGACGAGTTTGACAAGATGGCCGACGCCGACCGCACGGCTATCCACGAGGTGATGGAGCAGCAGACCATCTCCATCGCCAAG GCGGGCATCATGACCTCCCTCAACGCCCGCTGTTCCATCCTGGCGGCCGCCAACCCGGCCTACGGTCGCTACAACGCCCGCAAGACCATCGAGCAGAACATCCAGCTGCCCGCCGCGCTGCTCTCCCGCTTCGACCTGCTCTGGCTGATCCAGGACAAGCCGGACGCAGACTCAGACCTGCGGCTCGCCCAGCACATCACCTACGTCCACCAGCACTGCCGTCAGCCGCCCACACACTTCACCCCCATCGACATGAAGCTCATGAG GCGCTACATCTCTCAGTGTAAGAAGAGGCAGCCGGTGGTGCCCGAGGCCCTGGCTGACTACATCACAGCCGCCTACGtggagatgaggaaggaggcGCGCGTCAGCAAGGACACCACCTTCACCTCCGCCCGCACCCTGCTCTCCATCCTGCGCCTCTCCACCGCCCTG GCCCGTCTGCGCCTAGTGGatcaggtggagaaggaggacgtGAACGAGGCCATGAGACTCATGGAGATGTCCAAGGACTCTCTGCAGGCCGACAAGTCCAGCACCACCAG GGCCCAGCGGCCAGCTGACGTGATCTTCTCCCTGCTGCGTGAGCTGGCCACGGAGGGCGTGGCGGGCCGTGCCGGGGGCGTGGTCcgcatggcggaggcagagcaGCGCTGCGTGTCGCGAGGCTTCACCCCCGCCCAGTTCCAGGAGGCGCTGGAGGAGTACGAGGAGCTGAACGTGTGGCAGGTGAACCAGGGCCGCACACGGGTCACCTTTGTCTGA
- the LOC136954454 gene encoding uncharacterized protein has product MSLFDIIKQEELAPANVLSIDSDKANHFLTRSRSKRNVDPRWYRGNPDFQAYYRYYTSIGHTEGLYEIDRIRMLYQQMRHLEQAYGPDASLLQNQLGVPTVKKCDPATDKKCKAPPPPPPAPVKGIPLPQLPPPPPPPALSQADVLYLCNAKDPLCKPHIVYLPTGAVPVLCDPRYHPHCKPQKYEIPAPVAQPQPPPPPPPKKSTPPPLPPKKSTPPPAPIRTYKGMEYDCDPYWDPDCLVDHPPRAIKGKSAPLPPALPIEEVEEEPVVEPAPPATIAKKLPLPYPYPYYYPYPYNYRDDLYDPARFQYPDPADAAPDSE; this is encoded by the exons ATGTCTTTGTTTGACATCATCAAACAAGAGG AGTTGGCGCCTGCCAATGTATTGAGCATCGATTCAGATAAGGCCAACCATTTCTTGACTCGCTCGCGATCAAAACGCAACGTGGACCCCAGGTGGTACAGAGGAAACCCAGACTTCCAGGCGTACTACCGCTACTACACCAGCATCGGTCACACCGAGGGG CTGTATGAGATTGATAGGATCAGGATGCTGTACCAGCAGATGAGGCACCTGGAGCAGGCATACGGGCCAgacgcctccctcctccagaacCAGCTGGGAGTGCCCACCGTCAAGAAATGTGACCCCGCAACCGACAAGAAATGCAaggccccaccccctccccctcccgcacCAGTAAAAGGCATACCCCTGCCCCaactgcctcccccccctccccctccagccctctcccagGCAGATGTCCTCTATCTGTGCAACGCCAAGGATCCCCTCTGCAAGCCCCACATCGTCTACCTCCCCACGGGGGCTGTTCCTGTGCTCTGTGACCCACGCTACCATCCCCACTGCAAGCCCCAGAAGTACGAGATCCCAGCCCCTGTAGCTCAGCCccaacctcctcccccacctccacccaagAAGTCTACCCCGCCACCTCTACCACCCAAGAAatctactcctcctccagctcccatcCGCACATACAAGGGCATGGAGTATGACTGCGACCCCTACTGGGATCCTGACTGCCTCGTCGACCACCCCCCCAGGGCTATTAAGGGCAAGtcggcccctctccctcctgcgcTCCCCATtgaggaggtagaggaagagcCGGTGGTGGAACCAGCACCCCCTGCAACCATCGCCAAAAAACTGCCCTTACCCTACCCTTACCCCTACTACTATCCCTACCCGTATAACTACCGGGATGATCTCTACGATCCAGCTCGCTTCCAGTACCCAGACCCTGCTGATGCAGCCCCTGACAGTGAGTAG
- the cops6 gene encoding COP9 signalosome complex subunit 6 encodes MATINGGGMEVDGAASPSVMASGVTGSVSVALHPLVILNISDHWIRIRSQEGRPMQVIGALIGKQEGRNIEVMNSFELLSHTVDDRAHIDKEYYYTKEEQFKQVFKDMEFLGWYTTGGPPDQSDIHIHKQVCEIIESPLFLKLNPMTKHTDLPVSVYESVIDIINGEATMLFAELTYTLATEEAERIGVDHVARMTATGTGENSTVAEHLIAQHSAIKMLHSRVKVILEYVKAVEAGEVPFNHEILREANALCHRLPVLSTIKFKTDFYDQCNDVGLMAYLGTITKTCNSMNQFINKFNVLYDRQGIGRRMRGLFF; translated from the exons ATGGCAACGATCAatggtggaggaatggaggtgGATGGGGCAG CTAGCCCCAGTGTTATGGCCTCAGGGGTGACTGGGAGTGTATCGGTGGCCTTGCACCCTCTAGTGATCCTCAACATCTCAGACCACTGGATACGTATCCGTTCCCAAGAGGGGCGGCCGATGCAAG TGATTGGAGCGTTGATTGGGAAGCAGGAGGGCAGGAACATCGAGGTGATGAACTCCTTTGAGCTGTTGTCCCACACTGTAGATGACAGGGCACATATTGACAAGGAGTACTACTACACCAAAGAGGAGCAGT TCAAACAGGTTTTCAAGGACATGGAATTCCTGGGCTGGTATACCACAGGAGGCCCTCCTGACCAATCAGATATTCATATCCACAAGCAG GTTTGTGAAATCATCGAGAGCCCTCTGTTTCTCAAGTTGAACCCGATGACCAAACATACAGAT TTACCAGTCAGCGTCTACGAGTCTGTCATAGACATCATCAACGGAGAG GCGACCATGCTGTTTGCCGAGCTAACCTACACGCTGGCCACAGAAGAGGCCGAGAGAATCGGTGTCGACCATGTGGCGCGCATGACCGCCACAGGCACCGGAGAGAACTCCACGG TGGCAGAGCACCTCATAGCCCAGCACAGTGCTATCAAGATGCTCCACAGCAGAGTGAAGGTCATCCTGGAGTATGTGAAAGCTGTGGAAGCAG GAGAGGTACCGTTCAACCATGAGATCCTTAGAGAAGCCAATGCTCTTTGCCATAGACTGCCTGTCCTCAGCACTATAAAATTCAAGACTGACTTCTATGAC CAATGCAACGATGTAGGCCTCATGGCCTACCTAGGCACCATAACCAAGACCTGCAACAGCATGAACCAGTTCATCAACAAGTTTAACGTCCTGTATGACAGACAGGGCATCGGTCGAAGGATGAGAGGACTGTTCTtttga
- the LOC136954204 gene encoding F-box/LRR-repeat protein 12-like, protein MEDFKTCTLDYFPENILIDILSYLSVRELVRSGRVCKRWKRLVKDQRLWRAVDLTAWKGVTSRMLWVLLRQYLGCGLRCLRLRGLLLSARGGAFLSESWLKALSARCPRLRRLSLLHADLRGLRSCQLLPPTLQILELRGCELPQGFFTQIPPCELDGSEKASTAHAQQRGRAETRKGSASTSGITIETIVLDNVPSFTDQHLQSLASWEKLSRLELRDVLRVTAAGLRGSAARETGSTVEGLSRLKYLEIGNSGRPGSQMQMASLGLGAGWRGLEELSLGGREVGPGLLCASRLKDLQRLRLRGCRLSEMQVLRSCRTLKELRRLEFCEVFFQARQRTEEGEGEREEGGEEGGEGAGVDGGGENPDKLDENDPVPSLRRSLVALLPRCALVFTNCTVTINSD, encoded by the exons ATGGAAGACTTTAAAACTTGCACCCTCGATTACTTCCCAGAGAATATTTTAATTGATATTTTATCTTACTTAAGTGTACGAGAGCTTGTCCGAAGTGGAAG AGTTTGTAAGAGATGGAAACGGCTGGTAAAAGACCAAAGACTGTGGCGAGCTGTTGATCTTACAGCATGGAAAGGG GTGACATCTCGCATGCTATGGGTCCTCCTGCGCCAGTACCTGGGCTGTGGGTTGAGATGCCTTCGCCTGCGCGGTTTGCTGCTCTCGGCTAGAGGTGGGGCCTTTCTCTCAGAGTCCTGGCTCAAAGCCTTGTCTGCCAGGTGCCCCCGCCTGCGCAGACTTTCCCTGTTGCATGCTGACCTGAGAGGCCTGCGCAGTTGCCAGCTCCTACCTCCAACCCTTCAGATCCTTGAATTACGTGGCTGTGAGCTACCACAAGGGTTTTTCACACAGATTCCCCCCTGTGAACTAGACGGTTCTGAAAAGGCATCTACTGCCCATGCTCAGCAAAGGGGTCGGGCTGAGACTAGGAAAGGGTCTGCTTCCACGTCTGGGATCACCATAGAGACGATAGTCCTTGACAACGTACCCTCCTTCACAGACCAGCATCTGCAGAGTCTGGCTTCATGGGAGAAGCTTTCTCGCCTGGAGCTCCGGGACGTCTTACGTGTCACCGCTGCAGGGCTTAGAGGCAGCGCTGCCAGGGAGACTGGCTCCACAGTGGAGGGCCTTTCCAGGCTCAAGTACCTGGAGATAGGCAACTCTGGGCGGCCAGGCTCTCAGATGCAGATGGCTTccctggggctgggggcaggcTGGCGGGGCCTAGAGGAGCTCAGCCTGGGAGGAAGGGAAGTGGGTCCGGGGCTCCTGTGTGCCAGCCGCCTCAAGGACCTGCAGAGGCTACGTCTTAGAGGCTGCAGACTGAGTGAAATGCAGGTGCTGCGTAGCTGCAGGACACTGAAGGAGCTGCGAAGACTTGAGTTCTGTGAGGTGTTTTTTCAGGCCcggcagaggacagaggagggggagggggagagggaggaagggggagaggaaggtggCGAGGGTGCTGGTGTTGATGGGGGTGGTGAAAACCCTGACAAACTGGATGAGAATGACCCTGTACCTAGCCTACGTCGCTCACTTGTGGCTCTCCTTCCACGGTGTGCACTTGTGTTCACCAATTGCACTGTAACAATAAATTCAGACTAG
- the LOC136954232 gene encoding NXPE family member 3-like isoform X1, whose product MCGSGNFNGLCSKNLTYQWKMGSRLLHGVFIPLILVTIVFSAHILWTCVFSKPDHGEMWLVNTKNKSKTNQISVNLHFHGEREQTFLPTNDLLISTVDWQYLTETLQWPLPPEALSSLSDSTDPAKCSFSITNHRSQYFVGDVVIVTITARNANNKQKVYGGDFFQAKLYDQELKASAYGEVTDHDNGTYTARLVLLWPGMSRVSVRLVHPSEAVLVLTKNREQDPDKVYFSGYFEEGTKRETVICNALKSSRLVGDGSQCCCEYKDQVSGEYWYCRRPSSLSCNTLVYHSMGGYQAKLSELEASLLKRPTNVEIQSDQPVIHAQKQGNDARTQNEKKCQPGLQTPIPSGFFFQDGWTSLVCDARQFTTAETVSTCLKDKQILMMGDSTLRQWFEHLEKTVPSLKRLNLHTSDKSGPFESVDLQSNTRIIWRTHGLPLRTSKTPLADLHYIASELEGLAGGKHCVVVFTIWAHFTTYPLGVYLHRLAIIRRAVSSLLRRAPDTLVLIKSANTGYKDVYGSDWLSWQLDKALRVMFRDVPVVLIDVWQMTSCHYSPDNIHPPPVVVKNEVDLFLSFVCSQ is encoded by the exons ATGTGCGGCTCTGGGAACTTTAACGGACTTTGCAGCAAGAATCTAACTT ATCAATGGAAAATGGGGAGCCGGCTTCTGCATGGAGTTTTTATTCCGTTAATTTTGGTAACCATTGTGTTCAGTGCTCATATCCTTTGGACA TGTGTTTTCTCTAAACCAGATCACGGTGAAATGTGGCTGGTCAACacaaaaaacaaatcaaaaacaaatcaaatttCTGTCAACTTACATTTTCACGGTGAAAGGGAGCAGACCTTTCTCCCAACTAATGACTTGCTGATAAGTACGGTGGACTGGCAATATTTGACTGAAACTCTACAGTGGCCATTACCACCTGAAGCCCTGTCCTCCTTAAGTGACTCTACAGACCCGGCCAAATGTTCCTTTTCTATCACCAACCATAGGTCACAATACTTTGTTGGGGATGTTGTCATTGTCACCATTACTGCCAGGAATGctaacaacaaacaaaaagtcTACGGAGGGGACTTTTTTCAGGCCAAGCTGTATGACCAAGAGCTGAAAGCAAGTGCTTATGGGGAGGTGACGGACCATGATAACGGCACCTACACTGCCCGCCTGGTTTTGCTCTGGCCTGGAATGTCCAGGGTCTCTGTTCGTCTGGTGCACCCCAGTGAAGCTGTTTTGGTCCTGACCAAGAACAGAGAGCAGGACCCAGATAAAGTCTACTTTTCCGGCTACTTTGAAGAAGGAACTAAACGGGAAACGGTGATCTGCAATGCCCTGAAAAGTTCAAGATTGGTAGGGGACGGCTCGCAGTGTTGCTGTGAATACAAAGATCAAGTCTCAGGGGAATACTGGTACTGCAGACGGCCATCTTCACTTTCCTGCAACACACTGGTCTACCACAGCATGGGTGGTTACCAGGCAAAACTCTCTGAACTCGAAGCCTCTCTTCTTAAGAG GCCCACCAATGTCGAAATACAAAGTGACCAACCAGTGATCCATGCTCAGAAACAAGGCAATGATGCAA gaacacaaaatgagaaaaaatgccAGCCTGGTTTACAGACTCCGATCCCATCTGGATTCTTCTTCCAGGATGGTTGGACTTCCCTCGTGTGTGATGCACGGCAGTTCACCACAGCAGAAACAGTGTCTACATGTCTGAAAGACAAACAGATCCTGATGATGGGAGACTCCACTCTTCGCCAGTGGTTTGAACATTTGGAGAAAACTGTGCCGT CATTGAAACGTCTCAACCTTCACACCTCAGATAAATCGGGCCCCTTCGAGTCAGTCGACCTCCAGTCCAACACCCGCATCATCTGGCGAACCCACGGTCTGCCTCTCCGCACCTCTAAGACTCCCTTGGCCGACTTGCACTACATCGCCAGCGAGCTGGAGGGCTTGGCTGGAGGCAAACACTGTGTGGTCGTTTTCACTATATGGGCTCACTTCACCACATATCCGCTGGGCGTGTACTTGCACCGCCTCGCCATTATCCGCCGAGCTGTGTCGTCCCTGCTGAGGCGGGCGCCCGATACTCTGGTGTTGATCAAATCTGCCAACACCGGCTATAAAGATGTATACGGCAGTGACTGGCTCTCGTGGCAGCTTGATAAGGCCCTGCGAGTTATGTTCAGAGACGTCCCTGTTGTCCTCATTGATGTTTGGCAAATGACTTCTTGTCATTATTCCCCTGACaacatccaccctcctcctgtCGTTGTTAAGAATGAGGTCGACCTCTTCCTGTCGTTTGTGTGTTCACAGTGA
- the LOC136954232 gene encoding NXPE family member 3-like isoform X2, which translates to MGSRLLHGVFIPLILVTIVFSAHILWTCVFSKPDHGEMWLVNTKNKSKTNQISVNLHFHGEREQTFLPTNDLLISTVDWQYLTETLQWPLPPEALSSLSDSTDPAKCSFSITNHRSQYFVGDVVIVTITARNANNKQKVYGGDFFQAKLYDQELKASAYGEVTDHDNGTYTARLVLLWPGMSRVSVRLVHPSEAVLVLTKNREQDPDKVYFSGYFEEGTKRETVICNALKSSRLVGDGSQCCCEYKDQVSGEYWYCRRPSSLSCNTLVYHSMGGYQAKLSELEASLLKRPTNVEIQSDQPVIHAQKQGNDARTQNEKKCQPGLQTPIPSGFFFQDGWTSLVCDARQFTTAETVSTCLKDKQILMMGDSTLRQWFEHLEKTVPSLKRLNLHTSDKSGPFESVDLQSNTRIIWRTHGLPLRTSKTPLADLHYIASELEGLAGGKHCVVVFTIWAHFTTYPLGVYLHRLAIIRRAVSSLLRRAPDTLVLIKSANTGYKDVYGSDWLSWQLDKALRVMFRDVPVVLIDVWQMTSCHYSPDNIHPPPVVVKNEVDLFLSFVCSQ; encoded by the exons ATGGGGAGCCGGCTTCTGCATGGAGTTTTTATTCCGTTAATTTTGGTAACCATTGTGTTCAGTGCTCATATCCTTTGGACA TGTGTTTTCTCTAAACCAGATCACGGTGAAATGTGGCTGGTCAACacaaaaaacaaatcaaaaacaaatcaaatttCTGTCAACTTACATTTTCACGGTGAAAGGGAGCAGACCTTTCTCCCAACTAATGACTTGCTGATAAGTACGGTGGACTGGCAATATTTGACTGAAACTCTACAGTGGCCATTACCACCTGAAGCCCTGTCCTCCTTAAGTGACTCTACAGACCCGGCCAAATGTTCCTTTTCTATCACCAACCATAGGTCACAATACTTTGTTGGGGATGTTGTCATTGTCACCATTACTGCCAGGAATGctaacaacaaacaaaaagtcTACGGAGGGGACTTTTTTCAGGCCAAGCTGTATGACCAAGAGCTGAAAGCAAGTGCTTATGGGGAGGTGACGGACCATGATAACGGCACCTACACTGCCCGCCTGGTTTTGCTCTGGCCTGGAATGTCCAGGGTCTCTGTTCGTCTGGTGCACCCCAGTGAAGCTGTTTTGGTCCTGACCAAGAACAGAGAGCAGGACCCAGATAAAGTCTACTTTTCCGGCTACTTTGAAGAAGGAACTAAACGGGAAACGGTGATCTGCAATGCCCTGAAAAGTTCAAGATTGGTAGGGGACGGCTCGCAGTGTTGCTGTGAATACAAAGATCAAGTCTCAGGGGAATACTGGTACTGCAGACGGCCATCTTCACTTTCCTGCAACACACTGGTCTACCACAGCATGGGTGGTTACCAGGCAAAACTCTCTGAACTCGAAGCCTCTCTTCTTAAGAG GCCCACCAATGTCGAAATACAAAGTGACCAACCAGTGATCCATGCTCAGAAACAAGGCAATGATGCAA gaacacaaaatgagaaaaaatgccAGCCTGGTTTACAGACTCCGATCCCATCTGGATTCTTCTTCCAGGATGGTTGGACTTCCCTCGTGTGTGATGCACGGCAGTTCACCACAGCAGAAACAGTGTCTACATGTCTGAAAGACAAACAGATCCTGATGATGGGAGACTCCACTCTTCGCCAGTGGTTTGAACATTTGGAGAAAACTGTGCCGT CATTGAAACGTCTCAACCTTCACACCTCAGATAAATCGGGCCCCTTCGAGTCAGTCGACCTCCAGTCCAACACCCGCATCATCTGGCGAACCCACGGTCTGCCTCTCCGCACCTCTAAGACTCCCTTGGCCGACTTGCACTACATCGCCAGCGAGCTGGAGGGCTTGGCTGGAGGCAAACACTGTGTGGTCGTTTTCACTATATGGGCTCACTTCACCACATATCCGCTGGGCGTGTACTTGCACCGCCTCGCCATTATCCGCCGAGCTGTGTCGTCCCTGCTGAGGCGGGCGCCCGATACTCTGGTGTTGATCAAATCTGCCAACACCGGCTATAAAGATGTATACGGCAGTGACTGGCTCTCGTGGCAGCTTGATAAGGCCCTGCGAGTTATGTTCAGAGACGTCCCTGTTGTCCTCATTGATGTTTGGCAAATGACTTCTTGTCATTATTCCCCTGACaacatccaccctcctcctgtCGTTGTTAAGAATGAGGTCGACCTCTTCCTGTCGTTTGTGTGTTCACAGTGA
- the LOC136954232 gene encoding NXPE family member 3-like isoform X3, giving the protein MWLVNTKNKSKTNQISVNLHFHGEREQTFLPTNDLLISTVDWQYLTETLQWPLPPEALSSLSDSTDPAKCSFSITNHRSQYFVGDVVIVTITARNANNKQKVYGGDFFQAKLYDQELKASAYGEVTDHDNGTYTARLVLLWPGMSRVSVRLVHPSEAVLVLTKNREQDPDKVYFSGYFEEGTKRETVICNALKSSRLVGDGSQCCCEYKDQVSGEYWYCRRPSSLSCNTLVYHSMGGYQAKLSELEASLLKRPTNVEIQSDQPVIHAQKQGNDARTQNEKKCQPGLQTPIPSGFFFQDGWTSLVCDARQFTTAETVSTCLKDKQILMMGDSTLRQWFEHLEKTVPSLKRLNLHTSDKSGPFESVDLQSNTRIIWRTHGLPLRTSKTPLADLHYIASELEGLAGGKHCVVVFTIWAHFTTYPLGVYLHRLAIIRRAVSSLLRRAPDTLVLIKSANTGYKDVYGSDWLSWQLDKALRVMFRDVPVVLIDVWQMTSCHYSPDNIHPPPVVVKNEVDLFLSFVCSQ; this is encoded by the exons ATGTGGCTGGTCAACacaaaaaacaaatcaaaaacaaatcaaatttCTGTCAACTTACATTTTCACGGTGAAAGGGAGCAGACCTTTCTCCCAACTAATGACTTGCTGATAAGTACGGTGGACTGGCAATATTTGACTGAAACTCTACAGTGGCCATTACCACCTGAAGCCCTGTCCTCCTTAAGTGACTCTACAGACCCGGCCAAATGTTCCTTTTCTATCACCAACCATAGGTCACAATACTTTGTTGGGGATGTTGTCATTGTCACCATTACTGCCAGGAATGctaacaacaaacaaaaagtcTACGGAGGGGACTTTTTTCAGGCCAAGCTGTATGACCAAGAGCTGAAAGCAAGTGCTTATGGGGAGGTGACGGACCATGATAACGGCACCTACACTGCCCGCCTGGTTTTGCTCTGGCCTGGAATGTCCAGGGTCTCTGTTCGTCTGGTGCACCCCAGTGAAGCTGTTTTGGTCCTGACCAAGAACAGAGAGCAGGACCCAGATAAAGTCTACTTTTCCGGCTACTTTGAAGAAGGAACTAAACGGGAAACGGTGATCTGCAATGCCCTGAAAAGTTCAAGATTGGTAGGGGACGGCTCGCAGTGTTGCTGTGAATACAAAGATCAAGTCTCAGGGGAATACTGGTACTGCAGACGGCCATCTTCACTTTCCTGCAACACACTGGTCTACCACAGCATGGGTGGTTACCAGGCAAAACTCTCTGAACTCGAAGCCTCTCTTCTTAAGAG GCCCACCAATGTCGAAATACAAAGTGACCAACCAGTGATCCATGCTCAGAAACAAGGCAATGATGCAA gaacacaaaatgagaaaaaatgccAGCCTGGTTTACAGACTCCGATCCCATCTGGATTCTTCTTCCAGGATGGTTGGACTTCCCTCGTGTGTGATGCACGGCAGTTCACCACAGCAGAAACAGTGTCTACATGTCTGAAAGACAAACAGATCCTGATGATGGGAGACTCCACTCTTCGCCAGTGGTTTGAACATTTGGAGAAAACTGTGCCGT CATTGAAACGTCTCAACCTTCACACCTCAGATAAATCGGGCCCCTTCGAGTCAGTCGACCTCCAGTCCAACACCCGCATCATCTGGCGAACCCACGGTCTGCCTCTCCGCACCTCTAAGACTCCCTTGGCCGACTTGCACTACATCGCCAGCGAGCTGGAGGGCTTGGCTGGAGGCAAACACTGTGTGGTCGTTTTCACTATATGGGCTCACTTCACCACATATCCGCTGGGCGTGTACTTGCACCGCCTCGCCATTATCCGCCGAGCTGTGTCGTCCCTGCTGAGGCGGGCGCCCGATACTCTGGTGTTGATCAAATCTGCCAACACCGGCTATAAAGATGTATACGGCAGTGACTGGCTCTCGTGGCAGCTTGATAAGGCCCTGCGAGTTATGTTCAGAGACGTCCCTGTTGTCCTCATTGATGTTTGGCAAATGACTTCTTGTCATTATTCCCCTGACaacatccaccctcctcctgtCGTTGTTAAGAATGAGGTCGACCTCTTCCTGTCGTTTGTGTGTTCACAGTGA